The following are from one region of the Thiocapsa rosea genome:
- a CDS encoding AAA family ATPase produces MNTYFIRSFDVTGLWGYKNYPILLHEDVNVIIGPNASGKTTLINILYDTLTANFPRLCRTQFSEVVLGLKAFEGNERREVRLTQSEQDLTIHIDRQPFNVPLAPFQQFGDDPSFADIPLEMARRHFGIKGDLRRLQKSLRELVPAVWLPVSRRLPIAEEEEVARKRLHRKPLESVDECLAGLVDSLQQYRLSLNTELSELRKEFQRHALENILYDKQHDRLLLKPQQSIAPSEGDKQALLQAFRDVGLVDRNMEERINDHFAAAKRALSKFTSSPTEIDMETLIIIPLISRTRSIVTFAQELETKREKLFSPLHSYERIVNSFLREKSVDVSDRGELVISPNKAQRGPIEWRHLSSGEKQILILLTQALLSEKSPVVYVADEPELSLHVSWQEKLLGSLTQLAGRCQFIVATHSPDIAAGFGNKVIDLARF; encoded by the coding sequence ATGAACACCTACTTCATCAGAAGTTTCGACGTTACAGGACTCTGGGGTTACAAGAACTACCCCATATTACTTCATGAAGACGTAAACGTGATCATTGGGCCAAATGCCTCGGGGAAAACGACCCTGATTAATATTCTATACGATACCCTCACCGCAAATTTCCCGCGCCTATGCCGCACGCAGTTCTCTGAAGTGGTCTTAGGGCTAAAGGCATTCGAAGGAAATGAGCGACGTGAAGTGCGGCTTACACAATCAGAACAAGATCTCACGATTCATATTGATAGACAGCCCTTTAACGTCCCACTCGCTCCCTTTCAGCAGTTTGGCGACGACCCAAGTTTCGCCGATATTCCACTTGAAATGGCGCGCCGCCATTTTGGGATTAAAGGCGACCTACGTCGTCTACAAAAAAGTCTTCGGGAGTTAGTCCCCGCGGTTTGGCTTCCGGTTAGTCGAAGACTTCCCATTGCAGAAGAAGAAGAGGTGGCGCGAAAGCGCTTGCATAGGAAGCCACTAGAGTCCGTTGATGAATGCCTTGCGGGCTTAGTGGATTCGTTGCAACAATATCGTCTATCGCTAAATACAGAGCTTTCAGAGTTAAGAAAAGAATTCCAGCGTCACGCACTGGAAAACATTCTCTATGATAAGCAACATGATAGACTGCTGCTGAAACCACAGCAATCGATTGCGCCATCCGAGGGGGACAAGCAGGCGCTCCTTCAAGCGTTCCGCGATGTAGGGTTGGTAGACAGGAATATGGAGGAAAGGATTAACGATCATTTTGCTGCCGCAAAAAGGGCTCTGTCAAAGTTTACGTCAAGCCCAACCGAAATCGACATGGAAACGTTGATCATTATCCCGCTGATAAGTCGCACGCGATCGATCGTGACGTTCGCTCAGGAATTGGAGACTAAGCGTGAGAAGCTATTCTCTCCGCTTCACTCATACGAAAGGATTGTAAACTCCTTCCTAAGAGAGAAATCAGTCGACGTCTCTGATCGTGGAGAATTGGTTATTTCCCCAAACAAAGCGCAACGGGGTCCGATTGAATGGCGCCATCTATCTTCCGGCGAAAAGCAGATATTGATTCTACTTACACAGGCGTTACTGTCTGAAAAATCGCCAGTGGTTTATGTAGCGGACGAGCCCGAGCTTTCACTTCATGTATCATGGCAGGAGAAGTTACTGGGTTCACTGACGCAGCTTGCCGGGCGTTGCCAGTTTATCGTTGCAACGCACTCGCCTGATATCGCCGCCGGCTTCGGAAACAAAGTGATCGACTTGGCACGATTCTAA
- a CDS encoding ISAzo13 family transposase — protein MNEFPGYGAAHEETMRMFSRTLDEDHRRRYAAIEALKIGFGGITYVARVLGMSRRTLYTGIRELEQLREDDPDHPRRPSGDAKRVRRPGGGRPPITERKPQLESTLHEVLEVHSAGSPTDERVRWTDLKPLQLAHRLLEHGFEISRNTAAALLDRAGFRRRALRKELITGVVDPKARDEQFRHIAALRRLARRRGIPVFSIDTKKKELLGTLHRPGQSYSTAPQTVFDHDFRHLADGVLVPHGVYDVRANVGFITLGTSRETSAFVCDAIALAWTVLFRAMYPNATELLLLLDCGGANAARSLRFKEDLIDLARRLGVRLRIAHYPPYTSKWNPIEHRLFSQVERSWRGVMLDSPETALRTVEQTRTQTGLNVTARILDATYEIGRTCSDTFRDVKDRFIRHDCVNGQWNYLVDPNGFAY, from the coding sequence ATGAACGAGTTTCCGGGTTACGGCGCAGCGCACGAGGAGACGATGCGGATGTTCTCGCGCACCTTGGACGAGGACCATCGCCGCCGCTACGCGGCGATCGAGGCGCTGAAGATCGGTTTCGGCGGCATCACCTATGTGGCGCGTGTGCTGGGGATGAGTCGACGCACGCTCTACACCGGGATTCGCGAGTTGGAGCAGTTGCGCGAAGACGACCCGGACCATCCGCGGCGCCCGAGCGGCGATGCCAAGCGGGTGCGCCGCCCGGGCGGGGGCCGTCCGCCGATCACCGAACGCAAACCGCAGCTGGAATCGACGCTGCACGAGGTGCTCGAGGTCCATAGCGCCGGCAGTCCGACCGACGAGCGGGTGCGCTGGACCGATCTCAAACCGCTGCAGTTGGCCCATCGCCTGCTTGAGCACGGGTTCGAGATCAGTCGCAATACGGCCGCCGCGTTGCTGGATCGGGCCGGCTTTCGTCGCCGCGCCCTGCGCAAGGAGTTGATCACCGGCGTGGTCGACCCGAAGGCGCGCGACGAGCAGTTCCGCCACATCGCCGCGCTGCGCCGTCTGGCGCGTCGGCGCGGGATTCCGGTGTTCAGTATCGACACCAAGAAGAAGGAGTTGCTCGGCACCCTGCATCGGCCGGGACAGTCCTACAGCACCGCACCGCAAACGGTCTTCGATCACGACTTTCGCCACCTCGCCGACGGCGTGCTGGTGCCGCATGGCGTCTACGACGTGCGCGCCAACGTCGGCTTCATCACGCTCGGGACCTCGCGCGAGACCAGCGCCTTCGTCTGCGACGCCATCGCCTTGGCCTGGACGGTGCTGTTCCGGGCGATGTATCCCAACGCGACCGAACTGCTGTTGCTGTTGGACTGCGGCGGGGCCAATGCCGCGCGCTCGCTGCGCTTCAAGGAGGACCTGATCGACCTGGCCCGGCGCTTGGGCGTGCGTCTGCGCATCGCCCACTATCCGCCCTATACCTCCAAGTGGAACCCCATCGAGCACCGCCTGTTCAGCCAGGTCGAGCGCTCCTGGCGCGGGGTCATGCTCGACAGCCCGGAGACGGCTCTGCGCACCGTCGAGCAGACACGCACCCAAACGGGGTTGAACGTGACCGCGCGGATCCTCGATGCAACTTACGAGATCGGGCGCACGTGCTCCGACACGTTCCGCGACGTCAAGGATCGGTTCATTCGCCATGACTGCGTGAACGGACAATGGAACTACCTTGTCGATCCGAATGGGTTCGCTTATTAA
- a CDS encoding type II toxin-antitoxin system VapC family toxin, which produces MRRIFLDTCIVIDFIEGTPEQQDNLKALIAGKEVFGSEFVRMESRLQAVRDQRDDLINIDDGYFDSCLLVPFERSLFDLASRLRIDHGIKTPDALHLAAALTSECEQFFTNDKHLAKAAGHQLDVWDWTRIGQAAGQRARP; this is translated from the coding sequence ATGAGGCGCATCTTTCTCGACACCTGTATCGTGATCGATTTCATCGAAGGTACCCCGGAGCAGCAGGACAACCTCAAGGCTCTGATCGCCGGCAAGGAGGTGTTCGGCAGCGAGTTCGTTCGCATGGAATCAAGGCTACAAGCGGTCCGCGATCAACGAGACGACTTGATCAACATCGACGACGGCTATTTTGACAGTTGCCTGCTTGTCCCCTTCGAACGTTCGCTGTTCGATCTCGCGAGTCGCCTCCGTATCGATCACGGTATCAAGACACCGGATGCGCTCCACCTTGCCGCGGCACTGACATCCGAATGCGAGCAGTTTTTTACCAACGACAAACATCTTGCCAAGGCTGCCGGGCATCAACTCGATGTCTGGGATTGGACACGCATCGGACAGGCAGCGGGCCAACGGGCACGCCCATGA
- the tnpC gene encoding IS66 family transposase — MPKPPPTTDRPDSKDAELTRLRAQNAEQAKQIAELLQRIRDLEARLGKDSHNSSKPPSSDPPFKKPPPRSRRVRSGMKPGGQKDHPGATRALVEDPEHRIVVPLEGLCGCGRDCAELAVEVLPERRQVIDLVVRREVTEYRTVTGVCSCGQVHCSAFPDALGAPVQYGPGLSALAVYLTHYQLLPYRRSAELLGVLAGITLSPATLVGMGREAAARLAAPVAAIGQSIVRSVVAHADETGMRVAGALQWLHVLCTSVLTFYAVHAKRGAEALTGIGLLDGFRGILVHDHWRAYLSTPAQHAFCNAHHLRELIALAEADPVLSWPKQLIALLCEANDATVAARAAGLETLPGPVVEGFFTRYDTILAEGAFFHPQRLPPPGSRRRVKQTPAYNLVARLRTHRDEVMRFVTDLRVPFDNNQAERDLRMPKLKQKVSGCFRAPEGAAAFATVRSYLSTLRKQSIDLYPALVMTFRGQPPMPHLP; from the coding sequence ATGCCTAAGCCGCCACCGACAACCGACCGCCCCGACAGCAAAGATGCCGAGCTGACGCGGTTGCGGGCGCAGAACGCCGAGCAGGCGAAACAGATCGCCGAACTGCTCCAGCGCATTCGCGATTTGGAAGCGCGCTTGGGCAAGGATAGCCACAACTCCAGCAAGCCCCCGTCCTCGGACCCGCCGTTCAAGAAACCGCCGCCGCGCTCGCGCCGCGTGCGCAGCGGCATGAAGCCCGGTGGTCAGAAGGATCATCCCGGCGCCACCCGAGCACTGGTCGAGGATCCCGAGCACCGCATCGTTGTGCCCCTGGAGGGGCTTTGCGGCTGCGGGCGCGACTGCGCCGAGCTGGCTGTCGAGGTCTTGCCCGAGCGCCGTCAGGTCATCGATTTGGTCGTGCGCCGCGAGGTCACCGAGTATCGGACCGTGACCGGCGTGTGTAGCTGCGGCCAAGTGCATTGCAGCGCCTTCCCGGACGCGCTCGGTGCGCCGGTGCAGTATGGCCCCGGGTTGTCGGCCTTGGCGGTGTATTTGACGCATTATCAGCTCTTACCCTATCGGCGCAGCGCCGAGCTGCTCGGTGTCTTGGCGGGCATCACGCTCTCCCCGGCCACCCTCGTCGGGATGGGTCGCGAGGCGGCGGCGCGCTTGGCGGCACCCGTGGCGGCGATCGGTCAATCCATCGTGCGCAGCGTCGTGGCCCATGCCGATGAAACGGGGATGCGCGTCGCCGGCGCCCTGCAGTGGCTGCATGTGCTGTGCACCTCGGTCCTGACGTTCTATGCCGTGCACGCCAAGCGCGGCGCCGAGGCGTTGACCGGCATCGGTCTGCTCGACGGCTTTCGCGGCATCCTGGTCCACGACCACTGGCGGGCGTACTTGAGCACCCCGGCACAGCACGCCTTCTGCAATGCCCATCACCTGCGCGAGCTTATCGCCCTGGCCGAAGCCGACCCCGTGCTGTCCTGGCCCAAGCAGCTGATCGCCTTGCTGTGCGAGGCCAACGACGCCACGGTCGCCGCCCGCGCGGCCGGCCTCGAAACCCTCCCCGGCCCGGTGGTGGAGGGCTTCTTCACCCGTTACGACACCATCCTCGCCGAGGGGGCCTTCTTTCATCCCCAGCGCCTCCCGCCACCGGGCAGTCGACGACGGGTCAAACAGACGCCGGCCTACAACCTGGTCGCACGCCTGCGCACCCACCGCGACGAGGTCATGCGGTTTGTCACGGACCTGCGCGTCCCCTTCGACAATAACCAAGCCGAGCGCGACCTGCGCATGCCCAAGCTCAAGCAAAAGGTCTCGGGCTGCTTCCGCGCGCCCGAAGGTGCCGCGGCCTTCGCCACGGTACGCTCCTATCTGTCCACCCTGCGCAAGCAGTCGATCGATCTCTATCCCGCCCTGGTGATGACCTTCCGGGGTCAGCCTCCGATGCCGCACTTGCCGTAA
- a CDS encoding type II toxin-antitoxin system Phd/YefM family antitoxin gives MAAISASEARANLYRLIDETASSHQPLLISGKRNSAVLVSAEDWEAIQETLFLLSVPGMRESIREGMKTPADECAGDLNW, from the coding sequence ATGGCTGCAATTTCGGCCAGCGAAGCGCGCGCAAACCTGTATCGCCTGATCGACGAGACCGCATCCTCGCATCAGCCGTTGCTGATTTCGGGGAAGCGGAACAGTGCAGTGCTGGTTTCCGCGGAGGACTGGGAGGCGATCCAGGAGACTCTGTTTCTGCTATCTGTCCCTGGTATGCGCGAATCGATCCGGGAAGGTATGAAGACGCCCGCTGACGAATGTGCCGGTGATCTAAATTGGTGA
- a CDS encoding type II toxin-antitoxin system RelE/ParE family toxin, whose protein sequence is MKIVFSPEARDDLREIFLYIASDNPDAARALLKRLRSRIRDLEDTPHIGKPGRVPGTRELAIPGTVYIAPYQVSGDQLQILRVYQGARQWPDHFEE, encoded by the coding sequence ATGAAGATCGTCTTCTCGCCAGAGGCGCGCGACGATCTTCGGGAGATCTTTCTCTACATCGCGAGCGACAACCCGGACGCGGCGCGCGCTTTGCTGAAACGACTTCGCAGCCGCATCAGGGACCTCGAGGATACCCCGCACATCGGCAAGCCCGGCCGGGTTCCCGGCACGCGCGAGCTGGCCATCCCCGGAACCGTCTACATCGCTCCCTACCAGGTCAGCGGCGATCAGCTGCAAATCCTGCGTGTCTATCAAGGTGCCCGGCAGTGGCCGGATCACTTCGAGGAGTGA
- a CDS encoding CopG family ribbon-helix-helix protein, which translates to MAGSTITVRTDPEVAAQIAVLAQAMDRSRNWVIEEALKQYIQTQSWQIEGIKQAQASLDRGEGIPFDAVMEEMDALIEQTARTRDA; encoded by the coding sequence ATGGCCGGAAGCACCATCACCGTGCGCACAGACCCGGAAGTCGCCGCGCAAATCGCCGTCCTCGCGCAGGCAATGGATCGGTCCCGAAACTGGGTCATCGAGGAGGCGCTCAAACAATACATCCAGACCCAGTCCTGGCAGATCGAGGGAATCAAACAGGCGCAAGCCTCGCTTGATCGCGGGGAAGGCATCCCGTTCGACGCGGTGATGGAGGAAATGGACGCGCTGATCGAGCAGACAGCGCGCACGCGTGACGCATGA
- a CDS encoding HD domain-containing protein yields the protein MTSFESRFEAALCLAAQAHRGQSRKGTANASGLALPYITHPVAVATLVQRHGGDAEQIIAALLHDVLEDGGAHWAEPIAAGFGPEVLALVRFCTDGVPDAAGHKAPWRERKEAYLAHLARATGPGLLVSACDKLANLQAIHLDRLECGAVVWSRFSAGRAGTLWYYGALVETFAGRLPAALEQALRREWAAVEALADEEGP from the coding sequence ATGACATCCTTCGAGTCTCGTTTCGAAGCCGCGCTCTGCCTCGCCGCGCAGGCTCACCGGGGGCAGTCGCGCAAGGGCACGGCCAACGCCTCGGGGCTGGCGCTGCCCTACATCACCCATCCGGTGGCGGTCGCGACGCTGGTGCAGCGTCACGGCGGGGACGCCGAGCAGATCATCGCCGCGCTGCTGCACGATGTGCTGGAGGACGGCGGCGCGCACTGGGCGGAGCCGATCGCGGCGGGGTTCGGTCCCGAGGTGCTGGCGCTGGTGCGCTTCTGCACCGACGGGGTGCCGGATGCGGCGGGGCACAAGGCCCCTTGGCGGGAGCGCAAGGAGGCCTACCTGGCGCATCTGGCGCGGGCCACGGGGCCGGGGCTGCTGGTGTCGGCCTGCGACAAGCTCGCCAACCTGCAGGCGATCCACCTGGATCGGCTGGAGTGTGGCGCGGTGGTCTGGTCGCGCTTCAGCGCCGGGCGCGCGGGCACGCTCTGGTACTACGGGGCCTTGGTCGAGACCTTTGCGGGGCGTCTGCCGGCGGCGCTCGAACAGGCGCTGCGGCGCGAGTGGGCGGCGGTGGAGGCCCTCGCCGACGAGGAGGGCC